Proteins from one Sylvia atricapilla isolate bSylAtr1 chromosome 1, bSylAtr1.pri, whole genome shotgun sequence genomic window:
- the DAZL gene encoding deleted in azoospermia-like, whose product MHFSWVCRIQKQQRTKAEYQAAHVETQCSSATEGSAYSATVSQGYVLPEGKIMPNTVFVGGIDIRMNEAEIRSVFEQYGTVKEVKVITDRTGVSKGYGFVSFLDNVDVQKIVESQINFHGKKLKLGPAIRKQQNLNSCVQPRQIVLGPPPPQFQSVWGGQSMETYVQPPPVMNPVTPYVQPYPYSSSPAVLVKQQVPIGYQPAYNYQAQPQWLAGEQRNYVIPQTPVYSSVSYQGAEDPGFLHIECAVPETTQLPNIPQKKSVDRGMQTVLSCLSNPENQLSNDFVSQDNNVKESKTYHLRKGRTVHKNI is encoded by the exons ATGCACTTTAGCTGGGTTTGCAGAATACAAAAACAACAGAGAACAAAAGCAGAATACCAG GCAGCACATGTGGAGACCCAGTGTTCAAGTGCCACGGAGGGCAGCGCGTATTCAGCAACAGTCAGTCAGGGCTATGTTTtaccagaaggaaaaatcatGCCAAACACAGTCTTCGTTGGTGGAATTGACATAAGG atgAATGAAGCGGAAATTCGGAGTGTCTTTGAGCAGTATGGTACTGTGAAGGAGGTGAAGGTCATCACAGACAGAACTGGCGTCTCGAAGGG GTATGGATTTGTGTCTTTCCTGGACAATGTGGATGTTCAAAAGATAGTTGAG TCACAGATCAACTTCCATGGTAAAAAGCTGAAACTGGGGCCAGCcatcagaaaacaacaaaacctaa ATTCCTGTGTCCAACCCAGACAAATAGTTCTTGGTCCTCCTCCACCACAGTTCCAGAGTGTATGGGGCGGTCAGAGTATGGAGACATACGTGCAGCCTCCACCTGTCATGAACCCTGTAACCCCCTATGTTCAG CCCTATCCATACAGTTCATCACCAGCTGTTCTGGTAAAGCAGCAAGTTCCCATAGGATATCAACCGGCTTACAACTATCAG GCTCAACCACAGTGGCttgctggggagcagagaaatTATGTGATACCTCAAACTCCG GTGTATAGTTCAGTAAGCTATCAGGGTGCTGAGGATCCAGGATTTTTACACATTGAATGTGCTGTTCCAGAGACCACACAGTTGCCTAACATCCCGCAAAAG AAGTCTGTGGACAGGGGCATGCAAACAGTATTATCCTGTCTGTCTAATCCTGAGAACCAGCTGTCAAATGACTTTGTATCACAAGACAACAATGTAAAG GAGAGTAAGACATACCACTTGAGAAAAGGAAGGACGGTACACAAAAACATTTGA